From the Falco biarmicus isolate bFalBia1 chromosome 19, bFalBia1.pri, whole genome shotgun sequence genome, one window contains:
- the TMEM106C gene encoding transmembrane protein 106C, with translation MGSALSLPVSGAPPRQRQKPEEDDDDLLNSRGRVEDIAKFPYVEFTGQDSITCPTCQGTGCIPTEQVNELVALIPYSDQRLRPQRTKLYVLLSVLLCLLISGLVVFFLFPHSVLVNDDGIKVVQVWFDKKNSVVILAITATLRIRNSNFYSVTVTSLTSQVQYMNTVVGTQQITNVSSIQPLSDKLVNFTVKAELGGPFSYVYYFCTFPKVKVHNIVIFMRTSVKLSYIGHMTQSALETYHYVDCSTNSTAALDPLPLQSLSTQGAAREAKSKP, from the exons ATGGGCTCTGCGCTTTCCCTCCCTGTTAGCGGTGCCCCCccaaggcagaggcagaagcCTGAGGAGGATGATGATGACTTACTCAACAGCCGAGGCCGTGTGGAAGACATCGCCAAGTTTCCGTATGTTGAATTCACAGGTCAGGACAGCATCACCTGCCCCACCTGCCAAGGCACTGGCTGCATTCCCACAG AGCAGGTAAATGAGCTGGTGGCGCTGATACCCTACAGTGACCAACGGCTTCGTCCGCAGAGAAC GAAGCTGTATGTCCTGCTCTccgtgctgctctgcctgctgatATCAGGGCTGGTggtcttcttcctcttcccacaCTCCGTCCTGGTCAACGATGACGGTATTAAAGTGGTTCAGGTTTGGTTCGACAAGAAGAACTCCGTTGTTATTCTTGCCATCACG GCCACCTTACGGATCAGGAACTCCAACTTCTACTCGGTGACAGTGACCAGCCTGACCAGCCAGGTGCAGTACATGAACACTGTGGTGGGCACCCAGCAGATCACCAACGTCTCTAGCATCCAGCCGCTGAGTGACAAACTG gTGAATTTCACTGTGAAGGCGGAGCTGGGAGGACCCTTCTCTTATGTGTA TTACTTTTGCACATTCCCCAAGGTGAAGGTACATAACATCGTGATCTTCATGAG gACGTCAGTGAAGCTCTCTTACATCGGCCACATGACACAGAGCGCTTTGGAAACGTACCACTACGTGGACTGCAGCACCAACTCCACGGCTGCCCTGGACCCGCTACCTCTGCAGTCCCTCTCGACACAAGGCGCAGCCAGGGAAGCCAAGAGCAAGCCCTGA
- the COL2A1 gene encoding LOW QUALITY PROTEIN: collagen alpha-1(II) chain (The sequence of the model RefSeq protein was modified relative to this genomic sequence to represent the inferred CDS: deleted 7 bases in 7 codons), whose protein sequence is MPGRPLPPLRPLPLLRLLPLLLPLLLLLPPPPAAAQDRDLPEAGSCLQDGQSYRDKDVWKPEPCRICVCDTGTVLCDEIICEELRDCPSPEIPFGECCPICPTDQPSGWQPGPKGQKGEPGDIKDVVGPRGPPGPQGPAGEQGQRGDRGEKGEKGAPGPRGRDGEPGTPGNPGPPGPPGPPGPPGLGGNFAAQMAGGFDEKAGGAQMGVMQGPMGPMGPRGPPGPSGSPGPQGFQGNPGEPGEPGAAGPMGPRGPPGPPGKPGDDGETGKPGKSGERGPPGPQGARGFPGTPGLPGVKGHRGYPGLDGAKGEAGAPGAKGESGSPGENGSPGPMGPRGLPGERGRPGPSGAAGARGNDGLPGPAGPPGPVGPAGAPGFPGAPGSKGEAGPTGARGPEGAQGPRGESGTPGSPGPAGAPGNPGTDGIPGAKGSAGAPGIAGAPGFPGPRGPPGPQGATGPLGPKGQTGEPGIAGFKGEQGPKGETGPAGPQGAPGPAGEEGKRGARGEPGAAGPVGPPGERGAPGNRGFPGQDGLAGPKGAPGERGPAGLAGPKGATGDPGRPGEPGLPGARGLTGRPGDAGPQGKVGPTGAPGEDGRPGPPGPQGARGQPGVMGFPGPKGANGEPGKAGEKGLPGAPGLRGLPGKDGETGAAGPPGPAGPAGERGEQGAPGPSGFQGLPGPPGPPGESGKPGDQGVPGEAGAPGLVGPRGERGFPGERGSPGAQGLQGPRGLPGTPGTDGPKVAPGPAGPNGAQGPPGLQGMPGERGAAGIAGPKGDRGDVGEKGPEGAPGKDGARGLTGPIGPPGPAGPNGEKGESGPPGPSGAAGARGAPGERGEPGPPGPAGFAGPPGADGQPGAKGEQGEPGQKGDAGAPGPQGPSGAPGPQGPTGVTGPKGARGAQGPPGATGFPGAAGRVGPPGPNGNPGPPGPPGSAGKDGPKGARGDAGPPGRAGDPGLQGPAGPPGEKGEPGEDGPAGPDGPPGPQGLAGQRGIVGLPGQRGERGFPGLPGPSGEPGKQGAPGSAGDRGPPGPVGPPGLTGPAGEPGREGNPGSDGPPGRDGAAGVKGDRGETGPVGAPGAPGAPGAPGPVGPTGKQGDRGETGAQGPMGPSGPAGARGMPGPQGPRGDKGETGEAGERGLKGHRGFTGLQGLPGPPGPSGDQGAAGPAGPSGPRGPPGPVGPSGKDGSNGMPGPIGPPGPRGRSGEPGPAGPPGNPGPPGPPGPPGTGIDMSAFAGLGQTEKGPDPIRYMRADEAAGSLRQHDVEVDATLKSLNNQIESIRSPEGSKKNPARTCRDIKLCHPEWKSGDYWIDPNQGCTLDAIKVFCNMETGETCVYPNPSSIPKKNWWTSKTKDKKHVWFAETINGGFHFSYGDEDLAPNTANIQMTFLRLLSTEGSQNVTYHCKNSIAYMDEETGNLKKAILIQGSNDVEIRAEGNSRFTYSVLEDGCTKHTGKWGKTVIEYRSQKTSRLPIVDIAPMDIGGADQEFGVDIGPVCFL, encoded by the exons GGCAACCTGGCCCCAAG GGGCAGAAGGGCGAACCCGGTGACATTAAAGAT GTTGTAGGACCCCGAGGGCCGCCGGGACCGCAG GGCCCGGCAGGTGAGCAAGGACAACGAGGGGACCGTGGCGAGAAGGGGGAGAAG GGCGCTCccggcccccggggcagggatggggaacCCGGCACCCCTGGAAATCCTGgtccccccggcccccccggccctcccggcccccccggcctcGGTGGG AACTTCGCGGCGCAGATGGCGGGCGGCTTTGACGAGAAGGCTGGAGGCGCGCAGATGGGCGTCATGCAGGGACCCATG GGCCCCATGGGACCCCGCGGCCCCCCCGGACCCTCCGGCTCTCCC GGTCCCCAAGGATTTCAAGGCAACCCCGGCGAGCCCGGCGAGCCCGGCGCTGCT GGTCCGATGGGTCCCCGGGGACCACCGGGACCTCCTGGGAAACCCGGCGATGAC GGCGAGACTGGCAAACCTGGCAAATCTGGCGAgcgcggcccccccggcccccag GGTGCTCGTGGCTTCCCCGGGACGCCCGGTCTCCCTGGAGTGAAAGGCCACCGG GGTTACCCCGGCCTTGACGGTGCCAAAGGAGAGGCAGGGGCTCCTGGAGCCAAG GGTGAATCCGGCTCCCCCGGCGAGAACGGCTCCCCTGGCCCCATG GGTCCCCGTGGGCTGCCCGGAGAGAGAGGACGTCCCGGCCCCTCCGGCGCTGCG GGTGCTCGTGGCAACGACGGCCTCCCTGGCCCAGCTGGACCCCCG GGACCTGTCGGCCCAGCCGGAGCCCCCGGCTTCCCCGGCGCCCCCGGCTCGAag GGTGAAGCTGGTCCCACCGGCGCGCGAGGTCCTGAGGGTGCCCAGGGCCCCCGCGGTGAATCCGGGACCCCCGGCtcccccggccctgctggcgCCCCC GGCAACCCAGGGACCGACGGCATCCCCGGCGCCAAGGGCTCGGCG GGTGCCCCCGGCATCGCTGGCGCTCCAGGCTTCCCCGGACCCCGCGGCCCACCCGGACCCCAGGGTGCCACTGGCCCGCTGGGACCCAAGGGACAGACG GGAGAACCCGGCATCGCGGGCTTCAAAGGCGAGCAGGGACCCAAGGGCGAGACG GGACCCGCGGGACCCCAAGGTGCCCCCGGGCCGGCTGGTGAGGAAGGCAAGCGAGGAGCCCGCGGTGAACCCGGTGCTGCTGGCCCCGTGGGACCACCTGGAGAGAGG GGTGCTCCTGGCAATCGCGGCTTCCCCGGGCAGGACGGGCTGGCTGGACCCAAG GGTGCTCCAGGCGAGCGCGGCCCCGCTGGCCTCGCAGGTCCCAAGGGAGCCACCGGTGACCCCGGCCGCCCTGGCGAGCCTGGGCTGCCCGGAGCCAGG GGTCTCACCGGCCGCCCAGGCGACGCTGGT CCTCAAGGCAAAGTTGGCCCAACG GGTGCTCCCGGCGAGGACGGC CGCCCtggcccccccggcccgcagGGTGCTCGAGGCCAGCCTGGCGTGATGGGTTTCCCTGGTCCCAAGGGTGCTAAC GGCGAGCCTGGAAAAGCCGGCGAGAAGGGGCTGCCCGgcgccccggggctgcgg GGTCTTCCCGGCAAGGACGGCGAGACGGGAGCTGCCGGCCCCCCGGGACCTGCC GGTCCCGCGGGCGAGAGGGGAGAGCAAGGAGCCCCCGGCCCCTCTGGCTTCCAG gggctgcccggGCCACCAGGTCCCCCTGGAGAGAGCGGCAAACCCGGAGATCAG GGTGTTCCTGGAGAAGCTGGTGCCCCCGGTCTCGTTGGTCCCAGA ggtgaACGCGGCTTCCCCGGTGAGCGTGGCTCTCCTGGCGCCCAAGGGCTGCAAGGTCCCCGTGGGCTCCCCGGCACACCGGGCACTGACGGACCCAAGGTGG CACCCGGACCAGCTGGCCCCAACGGCGCCCAGGGCCCCCCCGGGCTGCAGGGGATGCCCGGTGAGAGAGGAGCC GCCGGCATTGCTGGTCCCAAGGGGGACCGG GGAGACGTCGGAGAGAAGGGCCCTGAGGGAGCCCCTGGAAAGGACGGCGCACGC GGTCTGACAGGTCCCATcggt ccccccggccccgctggccCCAACGGCGAGAAG GGTGAATCGGGACCA CCTGGTCCATCCGGTGCTGCCGGTGCCCGCGGTGCCCCC GGCGAGCGCGGTGAGCCTGGT CCCCCCGGTCCCGCCGGATTTGCCGGACCCCCG GGTGCCGACGGGCAACCTGGTGCCAAAGGCGAGCAAGGAGAGCCCGGCCAGAAGGGTGACGCCGGCGCTCCGGGTCCCCAAGGTCCCTCCGGCGCACCTGGCCCACAG GGTCCAACTGGTGTAACTGGTCCCAAAGGAGCCCGGGGTGCTCAGGGCCCCCCT GGAGCCACTGGATTCCCCGGCGCTGCCGGCCGCGTGGGACCACCTGGCCCTAAC GGTAACCCAGGCCCCCCCGGTCCCCCCGGCTCCGCTGGCAAAGATGGTCCCAAGGGTGCTCGTGGCGACGCC GGTCCCCCGGGCCGTGCTGGTGACCCCGGTCTCCAAGGCCCCGCCGGTCCCCCTGGCGAGAAGGGCGAACCCGGCGAGGACGGCCCCGCC GGTCCTGATGGTCCCCCAGGTCCCCAGGGCTTGGCAGGACAGCGTGGCATCGTCGGTCTGCCCGGACAGCGCGGCGAGAGAGGCTtcccggggctgccggggcccTCG GGCGAACCTGGAAAACAAGGAGCACCCGGCTCTGCAGGTGACCGAGGGCCCCCCGGCCCTGTGGGTCCCCCCGGTCTGACGGGTCCCGCCGGTGAACCTGGGCGCGAG ggTAACCCTGGCTCTGACGGACCCCCGGGCAGGGACGGCGCGGCCGGCGTGAAG GGTGATCGTGGTGAGACCGGTCCCGTGGGTGCCCCCGGTGCTCCCGGTGCCCCCGGCGCTCCTGGCCCCGTCGGTCCCACTGGGAAACAAGGAGACAGAGGCGAGACG ggTGCACAAGGTCCTATGGGTCCCTCCGGTCCTGCTGGCGCTCGAGGCATGCCG GGTCCCCAGGGGCCTCGTGGTGACAAGGGTGAGACGGGAGAGGCTGGAGAGAGAGGGCTGAAGGGCCACCGTGGCTTCACCGGGCTGCAGGGTCTTCCCGGACCACCC GGTCCTTCTGGAGACCAAGGCGCTGCTGGCCCCGCGGGTCCCTCCGGTCCCAGG GGTCCCCCTGGCCCCGTTGGCCCCTCCGGCAAAGACGGCTCCAACGGCATGCCCGGCCCCATCGgtccccccggcccccgcggaCGAAGCGGCGAACCAGGTCCTGCG GGTCCTCCTGGAAACCCGGGTCCCCCCGGTCCTCCCGGCCCCCCGGGCACTGGCATCGACATGTCGGCTTTCGCCGGGCTGGGTCAGACGGAGAAGGGTCCCGACCCCATCCGCTACATGCGGGCGGACGAGGCCGCCGGCAGCCTCCGGCAGCACGACGTGGAGGTGGACGCCACCCTCAAGTCCCTCAACAACCAGATCGAGAGCATCCGCAGCCCTGAGGGCTCCAAGAAGAACCCGGCCAGGACCTGCCGCGACATCAAGCTCTGCCATCCCGAGTGGAAGAGCG GAGACTACTGGATCGACCCGAACCAGGGCTGCACCTTGGACGCCATCAAAGTTTTCTGCAACATGGAAACGGGTGAGACCTGCGTCTACCCCaaccccagcagcatccccaagAAGAACTGGTGGACCAGCAAGACCAAAGACAAGAAGCACGTCTGGTTTGCAGAGACCATCAACGGCGGTTTCCAT TTCAGCTACGGCGATGAGGACCTGGCTCCCAACACCGCCAACATCCAGATGACCTTCCTGCGCCTCCTGTCCACCGAGGGCTCCCAGAACGTCACTTACCACTGCAAGAACAGCATCGCCTACATGGACGAGGAGACAGGCAACCTGAAGAAGGCCATCCTCATCCAGGGCTCCAACGACGTGGAGATCAGAGCCGAGGGCAACAGCAGGTTCACGTACAGCGTCCTGGAGGACGGCTGCACG AAACACACTGGCAAGTGGGGCAAGACAGTCATCGAGTACCGGTCGCAGAAGACCTCGCGCCTGCCCATTGTAGATATTGCACCTATGGACATTGGTGGAGCCGATCAGGAGTTTGGTGTGGATATTGGCCCAGTCTGcttcttgtaa